The Punica granatum isolate Tunisia-2019 chromosome 4, ASM765513v2, whole genome shotgun sequence genome has a window encoding:
- the LOC116202856 gene encoding transcription factor MYB8-like, with protein sequence MGHQCCSKQKVKRGLWSPEEDEKLIRHITTHGHGSWSSVPKLAGLQRCGKSCRLRWINYLRPDLKRGSFTAQEERTIIDVHRILGNRWSQIAKHLPGRTDNEVKNFWNSCIKKKLIAQGLDPNTHNLLPSHHQKKASSSSNSSNTSTFSLLHKQLSSVFQIDDGPREVKIPFVTLPSLSSYDSNTVADLPPIQPYDYQKYLHMEQNPSIPISDSILSSSVIEESCIWNTSAEAPVSMGHDELQLQHYTDNYREERISPENKSTSEPNINDHNIDAGMLSSSFDFEYMESIQVPCGMFCNLSDPMDQLTWN encoded by the exons ATGGGGCACCAGTGTTGCAGCAAACAGAAGGTGAAGAGAGGGCTGTGGTCTCCCGAGGAAGACGAGAAGCTCATCCGCCACATCACCACCCACGGCCACGGCAGTTGGAGCTCTGTCCCTAAGCTTGCAG GCCTGCAGAGGTGCGGAAAGAGTTGCAGACTGAGATGGATAAACTACCTGAGACCTGACCTCAAGAGGGGTTCTTTCACGGCGCAGGAGGAGAGGACCATAATCGATGTTCACAGGATACTAGGCAACAGGTGGTCTCAGATCGCTAAACACTTGCCCGGAAGAACCGACAATGAGGTTAAGAACTTCTGGAATTCTTGTATCAAGAAAAAGCTTATCGCTCAAGGCTTAGATCCGAACACCCACAATCTCCTTCCGTCCCATCATCAGAAGAAAGCCAGCTCATCATCCAACAGCAGCAATACCTCCACTTTTTCACTTCTCCACAAACAACTGTCTTCAGTTTTCCAAATCGATGATGGCCCCAGAGAAGTGAAGATACCATTCGTTACGTTACCTTCACTCTCCTCTTATGATAGCAACACTGTTGCTGATCTCCCTCCCATTCAACCTTATGATTATCAAAAGTACCTTCACATGGAGCAAAACCCATCAATCCCCATCTCAGATAGTATTTTGAGCTCATCTGTGATAGAAGAAAGTTGCATTTGGAATACGAGTGCTGAAGCCCCAGTTTCAATGGGGCATGACGAGCTTCAGTTGCAGCATTACACGGACAATTATCGGGAGGAACGTATTTCACCAGAAAACAAAAGCACCAGTGAACCAAATATTAATGATCATAACATAGATGCTGGGATGTTGAGTTCAAGCTTCGATTTTGAATATATGGAGTCGATTCAAGTGCCTTGTGGAATGTTCTGTAACTTGAGTGATCCCATGGACCAACTTACATGGAATTGA